A single window of Candidatus Poribacteria bacterium DNA harbors:
- a CDS encoding ATP-binding protein: MVNSTVNQASDWYVGTLVGESTSAEFRLAVAHEAIREQDIVAVDAELGRPSEDGAAASETEKFTIWAKVQRIERLNPLFPREAGHELAATRTNPFDTVLSLSREMVTAVCKVLGVEPQGGASKGKLEQLRYPAKPATSAYRPDSADIKRIVLGELDENGRRALDLATLSNRNEVDVHVDGHAIVTRHLAILAMTGAGKSWTARRIIEQLAEKNYPIVIFDPHGDYTGLSDVLGLSGKVRRYYAQFPVLEEETETVARIIDTLGYPLTDTMNTRFDDVFSAARSFFNVDDSDEMNERTRWLSDSIGNPDIRQYGINPDMWLIANITEAGESAIANDDSDAKRQLAEWGWREINRYSGRDIGTLRGIKMRARQAASVLRRMETINRNVAQHAEPLPTDRVELVDYGKVSVVSLAGYTADFQATIYSIIADSIFDKRVSGELKLPVLLLLEEAHYFAPARTNTPAEQRAVNTTRQIAQEGRKFGVGMILVSQRPSRLDETALSQCNSQIIMRMVNPADQRFVRNVIETLGEDEARMLPDMDLGEAILSGQFTNFPVLVRMKKPESQGEREEEDAFEALEKARIETQEGGGRGTR, translated from the coding sequence ATGGTGAATTCGACTGTCAACCAAGCGTCCGACTGGTATGTTGGAACACTGGTGGGCGAGAGCACGAGCGCCGAATTTCGTCTTGCGGTCGCACACGAGGCAATACGCGAACAGGACATCGTCGCCGTAGATGCCGAACTCGGTCGCCCGAGTGAAGATGGAGCTGCCGCAAGTGAAACCGAAAAGTTCACGATTTGGGCAAAAGTGCAGCGAATCGAGCGGCTCAACCCCCTCTTTCCCAGGGAGGCGGGCCACGAACTGGCGGCGACCCGAACAAATCCATTTGATACTGTGCTGTCTCTAAGCAGGGAAATGGTGACAGCGGTCTGCAAGGTGTTGGGTGTGGAACCTCAGGGAGGCGCATCAAAAGGTAAGCTGGAACAGCTTCGCTATCCCGCCAAACCTGCAACCTCCGCTTATCGCCCGGATTCAGCGGACATCAAGCGAATCGTCTTGGGCGAACTTGACGAAAACGGCAGACGCGCACTTGATTTGGCGACACTATCCAACCGAAATGAAGTGGATGTGCATGTAGACGGTCACGCCATAGTAACCCGCCACCTTGCCATACTCGCCATGACCGGCGCGGGGAAAAGCTGGACGGCGCGCCGCATCATCGAGCAGTTGGCAGAAAAGAACTATCCTATTGTAATCTTCGACCCGCACGGAGATTACACGGGATTGTCGGATGTGCTCGGTCTGTCGGGAAAGGTGAGAAGATACTACGCCCAGTTCCCTGTGTTAGAGGAAGAAACTGAAACGGTAGCGCGAATCATAGATACGTTAGGCTATCCTCTTACTGACACCATGAATACCCGATTCGACGATGTGTTTTCTGCGGCGAGGTCTTTTTTTAATGTAGATGACTCTGACGAAATGAACGAGAGAACAAGGTGGCTCTCCGACAGCATTGGCAACCCCGACATCCGGCAATACGGCATCAACCCCGACATGTGGTTGATTGCCAATATCACTGAGGCCGGGGAAAGTGCTATTGCTAATGACGATAGCGATGCAAAGCGGCAATTGGCGGAATGGGGCTGGCGTGAGATTAACAGATACAGCGGCAGAGACATAGGAACGCTGAGAGGCATAAAGATGAGGGCGCGTCAGGCGGCGTCCGTATTGAGAAGAATGGAGACAATCAACAGAAATGTTGCACAGCATGCCGAGCCCCTTCCAACGGACCGAGTCGAACTCGTAGATTATGGGAAAGTCAGTGTGGTTTCTCTCGCAGGTTATACTGCCGACTTTCAGGCGACCATTTACAGCATCATAGCGGACAGCATATTCGACAAGCGAGTAAGTGGCGAGTTGAAATTGCCCGTACTGTTGCTGCTGGAAGAGGCGCATTACTTCGCGCCTGCGAGAACTAATACACCCGCTGAGCAACGCGCAGTTAACACGACGCGCCAAATAGCCCAGGAAGGTCGCAAGTTTGGCGTTGGCATGATACTCGTCAGCCAGCGTCCTTCACGCCTTGACGAAACTGCTCTGTCTCAATGTAACTCCCAAATCATCATGCGTATGGTAAACCCCGCCGACCAGAGGTTCGTAAGAAATGTCATTGAAACGCTCGGAGAGGATGAAGCGAGGATGCTCCCTGATATGGATTTGGGCGAAGCAATACTTTCCGGTCAGTTCACTAACTTCCCTGTCCTTGTCAGAATGAAGAAACCCGAATCCCAAGGTGAACGGGAAGAGGAAGACGCATTTGAGGCACTTGAAAAAGCAAGAATCGAGACGCAGGAAGGAGGTGGACGTGGGACAAGGTGA